The following coding sequences lie in one Rutidosis leptorrhynchoides isolate AG116_Rl617_1_P2 chromosome 4, CSIRO_AGI_Rlap_v1, whole genome shotgun sequence genomic window:
- the LOC139839675 gene encoding stromal 70 kDa heat shock-related protein, chloroplastic-like, whose protein sequence is MASSSTAHIPLGATAFTSSTKSSNTVLFSHGLRTSVSFSQQISSLKLKTTTKSRRNGALRVFAEKVVGIDLGTTNSAVGAMEGGKPVIVTNAEGQRTTPSVVAYTKNGDRLVGQIAKRQAVVNPENTFFSVKRFIGRKMSEVDDESKQVSYTVVRDENGNVKLDCPAIGKQFAAEEISAQVLRKLVDDASKFLNDKVTKAVVTVPAYFNDSQRTATKDAGRIAGLEVLRIINEPTAASLAYGFERKNNETILVFDLGGGTFDVSVLEVGDGVFEVLSTSGDTHLGGDDFDKRIVDWLAASFKKDEGIELLKDKQALQRLTETAEKAKMELSTLTQANISLPFITATNDGPKHIDTTLTRAKFEELCSDLLDRLKKPVENSLRDAKLSFKDLDEVILVGGSTRIPAVQEVVKGLTGKEPNVTVNPDEVVALGAAVQAGVLAGDVSDIVLLDVTPLSIGLETLGGVMTKIIPRNTTLPTSKSEVFSTAADGQTSVEINVLQGEREFVRDNKSLGSFRLDGIPPAPRGVPQVEVKFDIDANGILSVTALDKGTGKKQDITITGASTLPNDEVQRMVNEAEKFAKEDKEKRDAIDTKNQADSVVYQTEKQLKELGDKVPAPVKEKVEEKLGSLKEAISGGSTQTIKDAMAALNQEVMQLGQSLYNQPGASGAGPSPGEGSGSESSEPSSKGPEGDVIDADFTDSK, encoded by the exons ATGGCATCATCATCAACTGCTCATATCCCTCTCGGAGCCACCGCTTTCACTTCATCAACCAAATCTTCAAACACCGTCTTATTCAGCCACGGATTAAGAACCTCCGTTTCATTTTCACAACAAATATCATCTCTTAAACTCAAAACCACCACAAAATCTCGTAGAAATGGAGCTCTCAGAGTCTTCGCCGAAAAAGTCGTCGGAATTGATCTCGGAACCACCAATTCCGCCGTCGGTGCTATGGAAGGTGGTAAGCCGGTGATTGTGACCAACGCTGAGGGACAGAGAACGACGCCGTCTGTTGTTGCTTACACGAAGAACGGTGATAGGTTAGTTGGACAAATTGCTAAACGGCAGGCGGTTGTTAACCCTGAGAATACGTTTTTCTCGGTTAAACGGTTTATTGGAAGGAAGATGTCTGAGGTTGATGATGAATCGAAGCAGGTTTCCTACACCGTCGTTCGTGATGAGAACGGTAACGTAAAGCTTGATTGTCCTGCCATTGGCAAACAATTTGCAGCTGAAGAAATTTCAGCTCAG GTATTGAGAAAGCTTGTAGATGATGCATCAAAGTTTTTGAATGATAAGGTTACAAAAGCTGTTGTAACAGTTCCTGCTTATTTTAACGATTCGCAAAGAACGGCTACAAAGGATGCTGGTCGTATTGCCGGACTTGAGGTTCTTCGTATTATTAATGAACCTACAGCTGCTTCACTAGCTTATGGCTTCGAAAGGAAGAATAATGAGACAATATTAGTGTTTGATCTTGGTGGTGGTACTTTTGACGTTTCAG TACTTGAGGTTGGTGATGGAGTATTTGAAGTGCTTTCTACTTCTGGAGATACACATCTAGGTGGTGATGATTTTGATAAG AGAATAGTTGATTGGCTTGCTGCTAGCTTTAAAAAAGATGAGGGTATAGAGTTATTAAAGGACAAGCAGGCTCTACAGCGTTTGACTGAGACTGCTGAAAAGGCTAAGATGGAACTTTCAACTTTGACACAAGCAAATATAAG CTTGCCTTTCATCACAGCCACAAATGATGGTCCCAAACACATTGACACCACCCTTACAAGGGCAAAGTTTGAAGAACTCTGCTCAGATCTACTTGATAG GCTTAAAAAACCAGTTGAAAATTCCCTGAGAGATGCCAAGTTATCTTTTAAGGATCTAGATGAAGTGATACTTGTTGGCGGTTCAACACGTATACCAGCTGTTCAGGAAGTCGTTAAGGGCTTGACTGGAAAGGAACCAAATGTCACCGTCAATCCTGATGAAGTTGTTGCTTTGGGTGCTGCAGTTCAG GCTGGTGTTTTAGCTGGAGATGTTAGTGATATTGTTCTACTTGATGTTACACCGTTATCCATTGGGCTGGAAACCCTTGGTGGTGTGATGACAAAGATTATACCTAGAAACACGACCCTACCCACTTCAAAATCAGAGGTTTTTTCAACAGCTGCTGATGGGCAGACGAGTGTCGAGATCAACGTTCTTCAAGGTGAAAGAGAATTTGTGAGAGACAACAAGTCTCTTGGCAGCTTCCGTCTTGATGGAATCCCGCCTGCTCCACGTGGCGTTCCACAAGTTGAGGTCAAATTCGACATTGATGCAAATGGTATTTTGTCTGTCACCGCCCTTGACAAAGGCACAGGAAAGAAACAAGATATCACTATCACTGGTGCTAGCACACTGCCTAATGATGAG GTACAAAGGATGGTTAATGAAGCCGAGAAGTTTGCAAAGGAAGACAAGGAAAAACGTGATGCCATTGACACAAAGAACCAAGCAGATTCAGTAGTTTACCAGACAGAAAAACAGCTAAAAGAATTGGGTGACAAGGTTCCCGCCCCTGTTAAAGAGAAGGTCGAGGAGAAACTCGGATCACTTAAGGAGGCCATATCTGGTGGCTCAACACAGACCATAAAAGATGCTATGGCTGCCCTTAACCAAGAAGTTATGCAGCTTGGTCAGTCCCTGTACAACCAGCCTGGTGCATCAGGAGCTGGACCCTCACCTGGTGAAGGCTCCGGTTCTGAGTCATCTGAACCATCAAGTAAGGGACCTGAAGGCGACGTCATTGATGCTGATTTTACCGACAGCAAGTGA